A section of the Streptomyces sp. Je 1-369 genome encodes:
- a CDS encoding DUF397 domain-containing protein — protein sequence MTPVPRHTWQKSTFSPDGSDCVYVATAPDGTIRLRESDDPDVILQATRAQLGTLVCAVKNRGAGVRARRR from the coding sequence GTGACGCCCGTACCTCGACACACCTGGCAGAAGTCCACCTTCAGCCCGGACGGCTCCGACTGTGTCTACGTCGCCACCGCCCCCGACGGAACCATCCGTCTCCGCGAGAGCGACGACCCGGACGTCATCCTTCAAGCAACCCGGGCCCAACTCGGCACGCTCGTATGCGCCGTCAAGAACAGAGGAGCCGGTGTGCGTGCCCGGCGGCGGTGA
- a CDS encoding DUF397 domain-containing protein, with product MEHKTVTELAWQKSTYSQEASSCVNIATAPDGTTHLRESDDPEVVLTTSLSQLSALIRAVKDASRERSL from the coding sequence AACCGTGACCGAACTCGCCTGGCAGAAGTCGACGTACAGCCAAGAGGCCTCCTCCTGCGTCAACATCGCCACCGCCCCCGACGGAACAACCCACCTCCGCGAGAGCGACGACCCCGAGGTCGTCCTCACCACATCCCTCAGCCAACTCAGCGCACTCATACGCGCCGTCAAGGACGCATCGCGCGAGAGGTCGCTGTGA